A region of Mesoplodon densirostris isolate mMesDen1 chromosome 11, mMesDen1 primary haplotype, whole genome shotgun sequence DNA encodes the following proteins:
- the TOMM22 gene encoding mitochondrial import receptor subunit TOM22 homolog encodes MAAAAAAAAAAAAAGPGVPLSPDELLPKGDAEKPEEELEEEDDEELDETLSERLWGLTEMFPERVRSAAGATFDLSLFVAQKMYRFSRAALWIGTTSFMILVLPVVFETEKLQMEQQQQLQQRQILLGPNTGLSGGMPGALPSLPGKI; translated from the exons AtggctgccgctgccgccgctgccgccgccgccgccgccgccggccctGGGGTGCCGCTGTCCCCGGACGAATTGCTTCCGAAAGGCGATGCTGAGAAGCCTgaggaggagctggaggaggaagaCGACGAGGAG TTAGATGAGACTCTGTCGGAGAGACTGTGGGGTCTGACGGAGATGTTCCCCGAGAGAGTCCGGTCCGCGGCTGGAGCCACTTTTGATCTCTCCCTCTTCGTGGCTCAAAAAATGTACAG GTTTTCCAGGGCAGCCTTGTGGATTGGAACCACTTCCTTCATGATCCTGGTTCTTCCGGTCGTCTTTGAGACTGAGAAGTTGCAGATGGAGCaacagcagcagctgcagcaaCGGCAG ataCTTCTAGGGCCTAATACAGGGCTGTCAGGAGGAATGCCCGGGGCCCTACCTTCACTTCCTGGAAAGATCTAG